The following coding sequences are from one Lolium rigidum isolate FL_2022 chromosome 6, APGP_CSIRO_Lrig_0.1, whole genome shotgun sequence window:
- the LOC124667272 gene encoding F-box protein At3g49450-like has protein sequence MERAPMSDPMSKITDDILVDIISRVPYKSTCCCKCVSTRWRDLFSHPDHRKKLPQPLAGFFYESYNRDRFPKTARYFTNVSGKGHPLVDPSLSFLPRYDSLHILDCCNGLLLCRCWKPTDPKTLDYVVCNPATEKWVVVPATDWSSKVVVARIGFEPAVSSHFHVFEFIDQEVWGIDQSELSAYRGRIEAVATYSSKAGVWTHQMVEDEEFVIPAHSKGVFFNGIMHLAAFDYMVVTFDVEGNLLRVIGTPSPSYRYEFPVNDVFLS, from the coding sequence ATGGAGAGGGCACCGATGAGCGACCCGATGTCCAAGATCACCGACGACATCCTCGTGGATATCATCTCGCGGGTGCCTTACAAGTCCACCTGCTGCTGCAAGTGCGTCTCCACGCGCTGGCGCGACCTCTTCTCCCACCCCGACCACCGCAAGAAGCTGCCCCAACCCCTCGCCGGCTTCTTCTATGAAAGCTACAACAGGGACCGCTTCCCCAAGACAGCTCGCTATTTCACGAATGTTTCAGGAAAAGGTCACCCTCTCGTCGACCCTTCACTATCCTTCTTGCCCAGATACGATAGCCTTCACATCTTGGATTgctgcaatggcctcctcctctgccgctgcTGGAAACCCACTGACCCCAAGACATTGGATTATGTGGTGTGCAATCCTGCCACCGAGAAATGGGTTGTTGTGCCAGCCACTGATTGGTCCAGCAAGGTGGTGGTTGCTCGCATTGGGTTCGAACCCGCAGTCTCCTCCCACTTCCATGTCTTTGAGTTCATTGATCAGGAGGTATGGGGTATAGATCAGTCTGAGCTAAGCGCTTATCGTGGACGTATTGAAGCGGTGGCGACCTACTCATCCAAAGCTGGAGTTTGGACGCATCAAATGGTTGAGGACGAGGAATTTGTGATACCTGCTCATTCAAAAGGTGTTTTCTTTAATGGGATCATGCATTTGGCTGCATTTGATTATATGGTAGTCACCTTTGATGTCGAAGGAAATCTTTTGCGGGTCATTGGGACTCCTTCACCATCATACCGCTATGAATTTCCTGTCAACGATGTCTTTCTATCATAG